A single region of the Raphanus sativus cultivar WK10039 chromosome 1, ASM80110v3, whole genome shotgun sequence genome encodes:
- the LOC108829897 gene encoding DNA (cytosine-5)-methyltransferase 1-like, translated as MVRNETRAGKQKKRPLPESKESDYDDDLSMRQTRPKRAAACTNFKEKSVRISERSATVAAKQHQTVEDEIVALHLTDSSPQSCGEDEPHQTRRLTDFVLHDTDGVSQAVEMVEHGDMFITGLILPSGECFDKEKAKGVRCEGFGRVDNWSISGYEDGSPVVWVTTSLADYKCVKPATSYKKVYDYFFQKAYASVEVYKKVAKSNLMSLDELLVAVARTMSLETKCFSSDYLAIKNFVISQGEFIYNQLAGLDDTVKQDDARFVEIPVLAALRDASSRILEYDAGKPSNGVLRIDGVSERKAMTSDQQLVDTDEQFARLVQDEEYMKFMQRPRKNSISAASSGKGYIMTTEDEIASDYPLPAHYKNSQVETDELLLYEDDYYEVDIDELPRKMLHNWALYDIDSRLISLELLPVKPCDDIDVTIFGSGLMADDQGIWIDLDDQTTSMPSEKHEGIPIFLSQIKEWMIEYGVSTISVSIRTDAAWYRLGKPSKQYSPWFEPILKTARVVISIFGLLEKETRMARLSFEDVIRRVSEFENNHKAYISSDRSAVDRYVVGHGQIMLQMFSEFPNKEIGKCSFITGLANKRAEKHNTRWTIKKKKILLKVNLNPRAGMAPISKRKAMQATTTCLINRIWGEFYSIYSPEEPLQAVCAEEEDEEEENEEDDTEETEPEPVEVEGSNTLPKKILGSCGKMETIWDGESLGKTSAGEPLYRQALLEGEIVAVGGAVTVEVDEVQSIYFVEYMFESSDHCKMLHGRRLQRGSETVLENAANERELFLTNECMTLHFKDIKGTVCFEIRKRPWGHQFRKENTTADKLDRARAEERNAKDMPKEYFCKSLYSPGRGGFFSLPLSDMGCASGSCTSCRIRDDEEERKKIKLNASKTGFSSYGVDYCADDFVYVYPDCINGSKKANGKFKSGRNIGLRAFVVCQLLEIIFPKKSRKGCSFEVNVRRFYRPEDISEGKAYASDIRELYYSEDTYVLQPEALKGKCEVRKKNDMPSCREYPILDNIFFCEQIYDPSKGSVKQLPVNTKPKFSAIKDNTLLRKEKGKGVESETGSAIVKPDEVPKEMRLSSLDIFAGCGGLSQGLEKAGASTTKWAIEYDEPAGEAFRKNHPETTVIVDNCNVILRAIMEKCGDQDECISTTEANELAAKLDEDQKRTLPLPGQVDFINGGPPCQGFSGMNRFSQSPWSKVQCQMILAFLSFADYFRPKYFLLENVRNFVSYSKGQMFKLTLASLLEMGYQVRFGVLEAGAYGVSQSRKRAFIWAAAPEEVLPEWPEPMHVFNVSELTISLSKGLRYAAVRSTQQGAPFRPITVRDTIGDLPPVENGESKINKEYQNDSISWFQKEIRGNKNVLIDHISQKMNEHNLIRCKRIPKRPGADWRDLPEEKVTLSTGMVVDLIPNLLKTAHLHNQWKGLFGRLDWEGNFPTCTTEPGPMRKVGMCFHPDQDRILTVREYARCQGFPDSYEFEGDIAHKHRQIGNAVPPPLAFALGRKLKEAVQINKCAKSN; from the exons ATGGTGAGAAATGAAACCAGGGCTgggaagcagaagaagagacCTCTTCCAGAGAGCAAAGAGTCAGATTACGACGATGATCTCTCCATGAGGCAGACAAGGCCAAAGCGAGCTGCAGCATGCACAAACTTTAAGGAGAAATCCGTCCGTATCTCCGAGAGATCCGCCACCGTTGCAGCAAAGCAGCACCAGACTGTGGAGGACGAGATTGTAGCTCTACACTTGACAGATTCTTCTCCGCAGAGCTGCGGCGAAGACGAGCCTCACCAAACCAGGAGGCTTACCGATTTCGTTTTACATGATACTGACGGAGTTTCGCAGGCTGTGGAGATGGTGGAACACGGTGACATGTTCATCACGGGCCTGATCTTGCCTTCCGGTGAATGTTTTGATAAGGAGAAAGCGAAGGGCGTGAGGTGTGAAGGTTTTGGACGTGTTGATAATTGGAGCATCTCTGGGTATGAAGATGGTTCCCCAGTGGTGTGGGTGACGACCTCTCTGGCGGATTACAAATGTGTTAAGCCTGCTACTAGCTACAAGAAGGTGTATGATTATTTCTTCCAGAAGGCATATGCCTCAGTGGAGGTTTACAAGAAAGTGGCCAAGTCTAACTTGATGAGTCTTGATGAGTTGCTTGTGGCAGTTGCGAGGACTATGAGCCTGGAGACTAAGTGCTTTTCTAGTGATTACTTGGCCATCAAAAATTTTGTTATATCCCAAGGAGAATTCATATATAACCAGCTTGCGGGTTTGGATGATACGGTCAAGCAAGACGATGCAAGATTTGTTGAGATTCCTGTACTCGCTGCTCTCAGAGATGCGAGTAGTCGCATACTTGAATATGATGCTGGGAAACCTTCTAATGGGGTCCTGAGGATTGATGGAGTTTCTGAGAGGAAGGCCATGACATCTGATCAACAACTGGTTGACACGGATGAACAATTTGCTCGACTTGTACAAGATGAagagtatatgaaatttatgcAACGGCCCAGAAAAAACAGCATCTCAGCTGCTTCTTCAGGTAAGGGTTACATAATGACCACTGAAGATGAGATCGCCAGTGATTATCCTCTCCCAGCTCATTATAAGAATTCCCAAGTTGAAACTGATGAGCTTTTATTATACGAGGATGATTACTACGAGGTTGACATCGATGAGCTTCCTCGCAAGATGCTTCACAATTGGGCACTTTACGACATTGATTCAAGGTTGATATCCCTGGAGCTTCTCCCGGTGAAGCCTTGTGATGATATCGATGTAACCATCTTTGGATCTGGTTTAATGGCAGATGATCAAGGGATCTGGATTGATCTAGATGATCAAACTACCTCTATGCCGTCAGAGAAACATGAAGGAATACCCATATTCCTCAGTCAAATAAAGGAATGGATGATTGAGTATGGGGTGTCAACGATCTCGGTTTCAATACGAACAGATGCAGCCTGGTATCGACTTGGTAAACCGTCAAAGCAATACTCCCCTTGGTTTGAACCTATTCTGAAAACCGCAAGGGTTGTCATAAGCATTTTTGGTCTCCTGGAGAAGGAAACTAGAATGGCTAGGCTTTCATTTGAAGATGTCATAAGAAGAGTGTCTGAGTTTGAGAATAACCATAAGGCTTACATTTCTTCTGATCGCTCGGCAGTTGACAGATATGTGGTTGGCCATGGGCAAATAATGTTGCAGATGTTTTCAGAGTTTCCTAACAAGGAGATCGGAAAGTGTTCATTTATTACTGGTCTTGCAAATAAAAGGGCAGAAAAGCACAACACAAGATGGACcatcaaaaagaagaaaattttacTGAAAGTGAATTTGAATCCAAGGGCAGGTATGGCACCTATATCCAAGAGGAAGGCTATGCAAGCAACAACAACTTGCCTGATCAACAGAATCTGGGGCGAGTTTTACTCCATTTACTCTCCAGAGGAGCCATTGCAGGCAGTTTGTGCAGAagaggaggacgaagaggaggaaaatgaagaagatgacACAGAGGAAACTGAACCTGAACCTGTTGAGGTTGAAGGGTCTAATACTCTTCCAAAGAAAATTCTAGGCAGTTGTGGAAAAATGGAAACAATATGGGATGGTGAGAGTCTAGGTAAAACTTCTGCTGGTGAGCCTCTCTATCGACAAGCCCTCCTTGAAGGGGAAATAGTGGCTGTAGGTGGTGCTGTCACCGTGGAAGTCGACGAAGTTCAATCCATCTACTTTGTGGAGTACATGTTTGAAAGTTCAGATCACTGCAAAATGCTACATGGAAGACGTTTACAAAGAGGGTCTGAGACTGTTCTAGAGAATGCTGCTAACGAGAGGGAACTATTCTTGACAAACGAATGCATGACTCTGCATTTTAAGGACATAAAAGGGACAGTTTGTTTCGAGATTCGAAAAAGACCATGGGGGCATCAGTTTAGGAAAGAGAATACCACTGCAGATAAGCTGGACCGGGCAAGAGCAGAAGAACGAAATGCAAAAGACATGCCTAAGGAATACTTCTGCAAGAGTTTGTATTCACCTGGGAGAGGAGGTTTCTTTAGTCTTCCACTCAGTGATATGGGCTGTGCTTCTGGATCGTGCACTTCATGCAGAATAAGAGATGATGAAGAGGAGAGGAAAAAGATCAAACTCAACGCTTCAAAGACTGGTTTTTCTTCCTATGGGGTTGACTATTGCGCTGATGATTTTGTCTACGTATACCCCGACTGTATCAATGGATCGAAGAAGGCTAATGGGAAATTTAAGTCAGGGCGGAACATAGGGTTAAGAGCCTTTGTTGTATGCCAACTTCTTGAGATCATTTTCCCAAAGAAATCTAGAAAGGGTTGTTCCTTTGAGGTTAATGTCCGAAGGTTTTATAGGCCTGAAGATATATCTGAAGGAAAGGCCTATGCATCAGACATCCGAGAG TTGTATTACAGCGAGGACACATATGTTCTCCAACCAGAGGCTCTAAAGGGAAAATGTgaagtaagaaagaaaaatgatatGCCCTCATGCCGTGAGTATCCAATATTGGATAATATTTTCTTCTGTGAACAAATATATGACCCATCAAAAGGTTCGGTCAAGCAG TTGCCCGTCAATACCAAGCCGAAGTTCTCTGCTATTAAGGACAACACACTTTTAAGAAAGGAAAAGGGGAAGGGAGTAGAGAGTGAAACTGGTTCTGCTATTGTCAAGCCTGATGAGGTACCTAAAGAGATGCGTCTGTCGAGCCTAGATATTTTTGCTGGTTGTGGTGGCCTGTCTCAGGGACTGGAAAAAGCAG GTGCATCTACAACAAAGTGGGCAATCGaatatgatgagccagctgGGGAGGCTTTTAGAAAAAACCATCCCGAAACAACAGTTATTGTTGATAACTGCAATGTGATTCTTAG GGCTATAATGGAGAAATGTGGAGATCAAGATGAGTGTATCTCTACTACAGAAGCTAATGAACTAGCTGCTAAACTTGATGAGGACCAGAAGCGTACTCTACCACTGCCTGGTCAAGTAGATTTCATCAACGGAGGCCCTCCATGTCag GGGTTCTCTGGTATGAACCGGTTTAGCCAAAGCCCATGGAGTAAAGTTCAGTGTCAAATGATATTAGCATTCTTGTCTTTTGCTGATTATTTCCGGCCAAAATACTTTCTCCTGGAGAACGTTAGGAACTTTGTCTCATATAGTAAAGGGCAGATGTTTAAACTCACTCTGGCTTCTCTTCTCGAAATGGGTTACCAG GTGAGATTTGGGGTCTTGGAGGCAGGTGCATATGGGGTTTCTCAATCTCGCAAAAGAGCTTTTATATGGGCAGCTGCACCGGAAGAAGTCCTTCCCGAATGGCCTGAGCCAATGCATGTCTTTAATGTTTCAGAGTTGACAATCTCACTATCCAAAGGTTTACGCTATGCTGCTGTTCGTAGTACCCAACAGGGAGCACCTTTCCGTCCAATAACCGTCAGAGACACAATCGGCGATCTTCCACCAGTAGAAAATGGGGAATCCAAGATAAACAAAGAG TATCAAAATGATTCAATCTCGTGGTTCCAAAAGGAGATAAGAGGAAACAAGAATGTTCTCATTGATCACATCAGCCAAAAGATGAACGAACACAACCTTATAAGATGTAAAAGAATCCCAAAGAGGCCAGGTGCTGATTGGCGTGACCTCCCAGAGGAAAAG GTGACGTTATCTACTGGAATGGTGGTGGATTTGATTCCAAATCTACTAAAAACGGCTCATCTACACAACCAGTGGAAAGGACTGTTTGGGCGGTTAGATTGGGAAGGCAACTTTCCAACTTGCACTACTGAACCTGGGCCAATGAGAAAGGTTGGTATGTGCTTCCACCCTGACCAAGACAGGATACTCACTGTCCGTGAATACGCCCGATGTCAG GGGTTTCCGGATAGCTATGAGTTCGAAGGGGACATAGCACACAAGCATAGGCAGATTGGGAATGCAGTGCCTCCACCTTTGGCATTTGCTCTTGGTCGCAAACTCAAAGAAGCAGTACAGATCAATAAGTGTGCCAAAAgtaattag
- the LOC108829890 gene encoding actin-related protein 2/3 complex subunit 2A isoform X1 — MMLQSHSRFLLQTLLTRAQKLLVWSIDWFCFKHFSKKLNWVFFRKYGRNVQYFLNCLVILFFSLDKAVELDYQWIEFDDVRYHVQVTMKNPNILLLSVSLPNPPPEAMSFDGLPLGAIEAIKTTYGTGFQILDPPRDGFSLTLKLNFSKVRPDEAYRNSLLTKLASIREVVMGAPLKIILKHLASRTVAPELDRLVAIMHRPNETFFLVPQADKVTVAFPMRFKDSVDTILATSFLKQFVEARRAASLSSAPSCSWSPTAPQELEGAPKETLSANAGFVTFVIMPRHVEGEKLDRTVWNLSTFHAYVSYHVKCSEGFMHTRMRRRVESMIQALDQAKPLEKTRSMNNKSFKRLGFSDANHTNSK; from the exons ATGATGCTGCAGTCGCATTCAAGGTTTCTCCTTCAAACGCTCTTGACGCGTGCTCAGAA GTTGCTGGTTTGGTCGATTGATTGGTTCTGTTTTAAGCATTTCTCCAAAAAACTGAACTGGGTTTTTTTTAGAAAG TATGGCAGGAATGTTCAATACTTTCTGAACTGTTTGGTCATATTATTTTTCAGTCTTGATAAAGCAGTGGAGCTAGATTATCAATGGATTGAATTCGATGATGTTCGTTACCATGTTCAG GTGACAATGAAGAATCCAAACATCTTGTTGCTATCTGTTTCGTTACCAAACCCACCACCCGAAGCAATGTCCTTTGACGGACTTCCTTTGGGAGCTATAGAAGCTATTAAAACCACTTACGGCACGGGGTTTCAGATCCTTGATCCTCCTAGAGATGGTTTTAGTCTTACCCTGAAGCTCAATTTCTCTAAAGTTCGCCCAGATGAAG CGTACAGAAACTCGTTATTAACGAAGCTAGCTTCCATTAGAGAAGTGGTGATGGGGGCGCCGTTGAAAATCATTCTGAAACATCTAGCTTCAAGGACGGTTGCTCCTGAGCTGGATAGGCTTGTAGCAATTATGCATAGACCTAACGAGACATTTTTCCTTGTGCCTCAG GCAGATAAAGTCACAGTGGCTTTTCCCATGAGATTTAAAGACTCTGTGGACACAATTCTTGCGACTTCTTTCTTAAAG CAATTTGTGGAGGCAAGACGTGCGGCTTCGCTTAGTAGTGCTCCTTCTTGCTCTTGGTCTCCAACCGCACCTCAGGAACTAGAAGGAGCTCCTAAAGAAACACTATCTGCTAATGCCGGTTTTGTAACTTTTG TCATAATGCCTCGGCATGTGGAGGGTGAAAAGCTGGATCGTACTGTATGGAATTTGTCAACCTTTCATGCTTATGTTAGTTACCACGTCAAG TGCTCAGAGGGTTTTATGCACACCAGGATGCGGCGTCGCGTGGAGTCTATGATTCAG gctCTAGATCAAGCTAAGCCATTGGAGAAAACAAGATCCATGAACAACAAGTCATTTAAACGgcta GGATTCAGTGATGCCAATCATACCAATTCCAAGTAG
- the LOC108829890 gene encoding actin-related protein 2/3 complex subunit 2A isoform X2 yields the protein MMLQSHSRFLLQTLLTRAQNLDKAVELDYQWIEFDDVRYHVQVTMKNPNILLLSVSLPNPPPEAMSFDGLPLGAIEAIKTTYGTGFQILDPPRDGFSLTLKLNFSKVRPDEAYRNSLLTKLASIREVVMGAPLKIILKHLASRTVAPELDRLVAIMHRPNETFFLVPQADKVTVAFPMRFKDSVDTILATSFLKQFVEARRAASLSSAPSCSWSPTAPQELEGAPKETLSANAGFVTFVIMPRHVEGEKLDRTVWNLSTFHAYVSYHVKCSEGFMHTRMRRRVESMIQALDQAKPLEKTRSMNNKSFKRLGFSDANHTNSK from the exons ATGATGCTGCAGTCGCATTCAAGGTTTCTCCTTCAAACGCTCTTGACGCGTGCTCAGAA TCTTGATAAAGCAGTGGAGCTAGATTATCAATGGATTGAATTCGATGATGTTCGTTACCATGTTCAG GTGACAATGAAGAATCCAAACATCTTGTTGCTATCTGTTTCGTTACCAAACCCACCACCCGAAGCAATGTCCTTTGACGGACTTCCTTTGGGAGCTATAGAAGCTATTAAAACCACTTACGGCACGGGGTTTCAGATCCTTGATCCTCCTAGAGATGGTTTTAGTCTTACCCTGAAGCTCAATTTCTCTAAAGTTCGCCCAGATGAAG CGTACAGAAACTCGTTATTAACGAAGCTAGCTTCCATTAGAGAAGTGGTGATGGGGGCGCCGTTGAAAATCATTCTGAAACATCTAGCTTCAAGGACGGTTGCTCCTGAGCTGGATAGGCTTGTAGCAATTATGCATAGACCTAACGAGACATTTTTCCTTGTGCCTCAG GCAGATAAAGTCACAGTGGCTTTTCCCATGAGATTTAAAGACTCTGTGGACACAATTCTTGCGACTTCTTTCTTAAAG CAATTTGTGGAGGCAAGACGTGCGGCTTCGCTTAGTAGTGCTCCTTCTTGCTCTTGGTCTCCAACCGCACCTCAGGAACTAGAAGGAGCTCCTAAAGAAACACTATCTGCTAATGCCGGTTTTGTAACTTTTG TCATAATGCCTCGGCATGTGGAGGGTGAAAAGCTGGATCGTACTGTATGGAATTTGTCAACCTTTCATGCTTATGTTAGTTACCACGTCAAG TGCTCAGAGGGTTTTATGCACACCAGGATGCGGCGTCGCGTGGAGTCTATGATTCAG gctCTAGATCAAGCTAAGCCATTGGAGAAAACAAGATCCATGAACAACAAGTCATTTAAACGgcta GGATTCAGTGATGCCAATCATACCAATTCCAAGTAG
- the LOC108829890 gene encoding actin-related protein 2/3 complex subunit 2A isoform X3 produces the protein MKNPNILLLSVSLPNPPPEAMSFDGLPLGAIEAIKTTYGTGFQILDPPRDGFSLTLKLNFSKVRPDEAYRNSLLTKLASIREVVMGAPLKIILKHLASRTVAPELDRLVAIMHRPNETFFLVPQADKVTVAFPMRFKDSVDTILATSFLKQFVEARRAASLSSAPSCSWSPTAPQELEGAPKETLSANAGFVTFVIMPRHVEGEKLDRTVWNLSTFHAYVSYHVKCSEGFMHTRMRRRVESMIQALDQAKPLEKTRSMNNKSFKRLGFSDANHTNSK, from the exons ATGAAGAATCCAAACATCTTGTTGCTATCTGTTTCGTTACCAAACCCACCACCCGAAGCAATGTCCTTTGACGGACTTCCTTTGGGAGCTATAGAAGCTATTAAAACCACTTACGGCACGGGGTTTCAGATCCTTGATCCTCCTAGAGATGGTTTTAGTCTTACCCTGAAGCTCAATTTCTCTAAAGTTCGCCCAGATGAAG CGTACAGAAACTCGTTATTAACGAAGCTAGCTTCCATTAGAGAAGTGGTGATGGGGGCGCCGTTGAAAATCATTCTGAAACATCTAGCTTCAAGGACGGTTGCTCCTGAGCTGGATAGGCTTGTAGCAATTATGCATAGACCTAACGAGACATTTTTCCTTGTGCCTCAG GCAGATAAAGTCACAGTGGCTTTTCCCATGAGATTTAAAGACTCTGTGGACACAATTCTTGCGACTTCTTTCTTAAAG CAATTTGTGGAGGCAAGACGTGCGGCTTCGCTTAGTAGTGCTCCTTCTTGCTCTTGGTCTCCAACCGCACCTCAGGAACTAGAAGGAGCTCCTAAAGAAACACTATCTGCTAATGCCGGTTTTGTAACTTTTG TCATAATGCCTCGGCATGTGGAGGGTGAAAAGCTGGATCGTACTGTATGGAATTTGTCAACCTTTCATGCTTATGTTAGTTACCACGTCAAG TGCTCAGAGGGTTTTATGCACACCAGGATGCGGCGTCGCGTGGAGTCTATGATTCAG gctCTAGATCAAGCTAAGCCATTGGAGAAAACAAGATCCATGAACAACAAGTCATTTAAACGgcta GGATTCAGTGATGCCAATCATACCAATTCCAAGTAG
- the LOC130495049 gene encoding probable purine permease 4, producing the protein MSDGRVNNSDQQEQEQNLVKAPAKRSLGLLITTYGCLFVGSVASSLLAKYYFVHGGSSRWVSTWVQSAGFPLLLVLIYFPHFVFKTTKRRPFTRFTQRHLFFSVVIGLFLGFNNFLFSWGTSYLPVSTSSLLLSTQLIFTLILSVIIVKQKVTFSNLNCVVLLTLSSVLLALGSSQDKPAGLTKTKYFIGFLSTIGAGLLFALYLPVTERVYRSVYCYAMVMEMQLVMEFSATVFATVGMAFDGGFKEMVKEANQVFTKGPTVYWTVAILANVVTWQLCFAATSGMVYLTSGITGGICMTALLAMNVIGGVVVYGDEFGGVKIVSTVLCIWGFSSYVYGLYVKMKKEEKKEKEEKGYTGVKTAEDGGEMQVEMGKVKNDDVAAADERV; encoded by the coding sequence ATGAGTGACGGGAGAGTcaacaactcagatcaacaagaacaagaacaaaacCTGGTCAAAGCACCGGCCAAGCGATCCCTCGGCCTCCTCATCACCACTTACGGCTGCCTCTTCGTCGGCTCCGTGGCCTCGAGCCTCCTCGCGAAATACTACTTCGTCCACGGTGGCTCGAGCCGGTGGGTGTCCACGTGGGTCCAATCCGCCGGGTTCCCACTCCTCCTCGTCCTTATCTACTTCCCTCACTTCGTCTTCAAAACAACTAAGCGCCGTCCCTTCACGCGCTTCACACAACgccatctcttcttctccgtCGTAATCGGACTCTTCCTCGGTTTCAACAACTTCCTCTTCTCGTGGGGTACCTCGTACCTCCCTGTGTCCACGTCATCACTTCTTCTCTCGACACAACTCATCTTCACTCTCATCTTGTCCGTGATCATAGTGAAACAGAAAGTCACTTTCTCAAATCTCAACTGCGTTGTTCTCTTAACGCTGAGCTCTGTTTTACTAGCTCTCGGTTCGAGCCAAGATAAACCGGCCGGTTTAACTAAAACCAAGTATTTCATCGGGTTTTTATCCACGATCGGAGCCGGTTTACTCTTCGCGCTTTACCTCCCCGTGACAGAGAGGGTCTACAGGTCCGTTTATTGTTACGCGATGGTCATGGAGATGCAACTGGTTATGGAGTTTTCAGCCACGGTTTTCGCTACAGTCGGTATGGCTTTCGACGGTGGGTTTAAAGAAATGGTTAAGGAAGCGAACCAAGTTTTCACTAAAGGACCGACGGTTTACTGGACTGTTGCGATTTTAGCTAATGTGGTGACGTGGCAGCTCTGTTTCGCGGCCACGTCAGGGATGGTTTATTTGACGTCTGGTATCACCGGAGGTATTTGCATGACGGCCTTACTAGCTATGAATGTGATTGGAGGTGTTGTTGTTTACGGCGATGAGTTCGGCGGCGTGAAGATTGTATCAACGGTGCTATGCATTTGGGGATTCTCGTCTTATGTATATGGGCTTTACGTGAAGATGaaaaaggaggagaagaaggaaaaggAGGAGAAGGGATACACCGGTGTAAAGACGGCGGAAGACGGCGGAGAGATGCAGGTGGAGATGGGTAAGGTTAAAAATGACGACGTGGCGGCGGCTGATGAAAGGGTTTGA